One Gadus chalcogrammus isolate NIFS_2021 chromosome 7, NIFS_Gcha_1.0, whole genome shotgun sequence genomic window, GCAATAGTAAGTATAAGATGAGCGTGCAGTTGGTGGATAATTCTGCGCAACAAGTCAAATGCGCTAGCATCCATCACCTGACAGGCTTGCTCTTTACCTTAATGGTCTAGCCAGTAAGTGTTTCCCCCCCAGCGAGCCAGGAGCATCGTGCCTTTGTGTCCACACTGCAGGGTAGAGCAGGGAAGAAGCCCCGTATCTTGGTAAAGAACGGCTCATTGGTTCTATTAAAAGGCTGtccgggacggggggggggaagggggggcggggggggggaatggtgCATCTCATCTCTTACCAGTCTCTACACCCAAGATGAATCATCCCATTCATTCCAGGCGCTGCTGGAAATGGCCATTAGGTTAGCTGTCTCAATGGATCCCCCCCAATAGTCTTGCCTGCTTATTTGTCTTGCGTGATGGAAGTAGATGGAAGTTTATATATGTAGACGTCTTCCAGTGGAGCATTTAACTGCAAGGGTTCTATTTTCATCCGGGATCGATGTAATCAACTAAACACATTACGGATACTTGAGGGAAACGTAATGCTGTTACTCTGAAGGGATTTTTACGTTTTCTCTTTCAGTTTCCCTTTCTTCCTTCTGTAATCAGCTTGCTTAGAAGTGGTTCAAACCTCGCCAAGCCTTATCTTAGTAGCCTGGTTACACGTTCCCCAAGTGTGTGGCTTTGAGGACAACACATGTCTGTTGTTTTCACTCATGCAGAATCAGCATTCTTATGAACATTTTCCGAGATATAAAAGGGGATCTCACTAAGAAAAAATGACCATACCTCAACAATGTTTCACAGACATCAAAAAACAAGGGAACAAAAAATTGGCCATTGATCTCCGTTTGTGCTTTTTAAAACTTTCTAAAGAGGCTTCAAAGGGATgtagttgaaaaagaaaagccagGGTAGTGGAGGATCCCACACAGTGACCCACCTAAGGGAGTGCACAGATAAAATGGACCTGGGAAGCTGCTGGAACGATGAGAAGATGAAGTGTTTGGATAACAACCGCATATGCGGCAATTAAATTTAATCGAAACCGCAAAACTTACAGAGCTTTGACagaccatttatttttttaaataggtCACTTAATAAGGGGCATAAAAAATATTTCCACAGCTTCAACGCCAGGACTTAAAAAAGACGAGGATGGTGAGAGAATGGAACCAGCCCCTCAAGTCCCATCACCGTGGACGTATGCTAATCCGTTAATCAATATGCAGAAAGGGACGCCTCACTTCCACCGTGCGCTGtgaaaccacaaacacacattacagGGATGAGTGGACGATAATTCTGTTTGAATTCTCCATTACCGTATCTCCACAACCCCAGCCGAAGAAGAGCCCTGCGCCGTATCCGCTGAAGGGCGACGCCGTTTGAAGTCCACTATTTCATGTTCCTTTTGTTCCCAAACGGCGAGCTAAGGACTAGCTCCAGCCACTGAGGGCTACGTCCACCTCAAGGAGAGATCGGCGACCGACCGGGATACTGATTGGGGCTAAATACAGTCAAAGAAATGGTGGAAAGAGTctaagcctttttttttattttctagaaGAGTTAGTCAGGTGCAGTGTTTCTGCAGTGGGTTTCAGATTGAACGCTAAATTATGAACCTGAAATGTATGATGGTTTTTAAATATTTGAGGAATGGTTGGAGGATTTGAGGTGTGTTGAATATTCATATTATGGTAACACCTTAGAGTGACGTTCAGTCATGTCATCTGTAAATCTTTAGTTAACGATGACCTAAACATTTACCTACATAACATACGATTGTTCAACTGTTGGTAAAATCAGGGACCTTTTTACATAAATTGATCATCTAAAAATGCATATTCAATGTTGTGTTAATGATTAGTTCATCAGTTACTAACGTATTATAAATTACTTATGACTCAActttattataaagtgttacctaGACAATTTTTTGTACTCATTACCAATCAATGAACTTGTATACTACACATTACAGCCTTTAGAGGCTAGTTTATGTATTGGAATTCACTATCACTCCACCAAATACGTCTGGGTATCATAACAGGCAAGTAATGATGCATGTTTATAGTAAAGCATAGATCAAAGATTCTCAAACTCTCCACCTCGAttaaaaaactgatcaaatgtaaaaagagaaaaaaggaaaatgttaACACGGTTACCTCAAAGACGGAACACTACATATAACCAATCAAAGAggccctctttccccccccccatccacctgcGGTGTAGGGCTCAGCAGGCTATCGCTTCATTCATCACATTAACTTTCACCAGCTCTGCTCTCTTTAATGATGTAAACGCCACATGTAGCCCTGGCCCCATCCTCCCATTCCTCTCTGTCCCTATTCAGTatccctcgctctctgtctgctcgctggctggctgtctggggAATCAGATAAAGAAGGGCTTAATTTAAAGGGAAAGGAAGAGGCCATAGAGTTCCCCTTGTGACCAGTGAGCTCAAAGAGCCTACCTTATTCCCCCCGCGGCGTGCTCCCAGGGCCACACAAGGAGGCTTGGGGCTTCTCCATGATAAGAGGCAAATGTGAAGTGAGTTTCCTTGCCAGGATAATAAGCACGCATGAAATCCCTTAAAACATGGATCTCGCTTTTGCTTCCGAAAAACCAAAGCGTAGCCCTGAGACGCGTGAAGGATTGATTGGCTCGGGTCCGGGCAGGAAGGAGCAGCAGCCTGAGATTCTGTTGTTGTCGGAGGTTCTAATGACCAGCTGTCTGCTCGCAATGCTGGCTTGCTACCTTGTGTTGGCCATGCCTACTGCGTTGCTTACCCAACTCTCACACGGAAACACATGCAGCGCATGACGATTGTAATACTGAtgtaaaaaaatgtgttttgctgCATAGTTTGTTGTATGAGAGTACATGATTCTCTTCCTTGTAATATTTTATCCAACGTTGATGATTTGGAAGGGTATCTTGTTAGTTGAGGGCTGCATTGTtagctgttttgtgtgtgcttccatTTGCCTGTAAAAGGACCCAGTACTGAGTTGTGTAGAACATGAAACGCAGTGTCCACTGTCTGTGAAAGCGGTGCAACCAGCGTGACAACGCTGGCTATGTTGTGAGCTGTGTGTCCGACAGTGAACAGACACTGTGTGTACAGTGTCTGACGCCTCGCTGGGACTCTTTCCCCTTGACACAAGTTACTAGCTTATAGCTAGCAATAGGACGGCCTGGGAAGGCAAGTCTTTGAGTCAGTAGTGGTGTTTCGATGGAGACAACTTCGTTTGAACAATGGCCCTGTTCAAATTGCAGTGATCATTCGATTTTGTTTTTcgaaaacagttttttttttctatcacaTGGAATCTGATCTTCTGAAATCCGATTTGGGACTCTTTGATATCTGGTACTTGATTCGACAGACATCTGATATCTGGCCACATAACTGCAATGTGAACAGTCAATACAAAATATTAAGTCCGAAATGAAAGACAATCTCAATTAAGCATTACAACAAGATAACAACAAGAACATTTATACGATATTTGATTGCAAGATCGTAACGACAAACGATAATGGATATTATGAGTTTTCATCTTCTAAAACACTTTATTACATTTAGCATATTGGTCTCTTTTCCGCTCTGTGCAGGTTCCTCCCATCCTATTGGACAAGCAGTTCTCTGACTTCACTCCTGACATCACTCCAATCATTCTGGCCGCTCACACCAACAACTACGAGATCATCAAGCTGCTGGTGCAGAAGGGCGTGTCCGTGCCCCAGCNNNNNNNNNNNNNNNNNNNNNNNNNNNNNNNNNNNNNNNNNNNNNNNNNNNNNNNNNNNNNNNNNNNNNNNNNNNNNNNNNNNNNNNNNNNNNNNNNNNNCGCGtacatatacataaacatacacattcacacatatgcacacccacacgtgcacacacacaagcacacacacacattcacacacaaacccccacccacacaaatCATTGTTTCCATGGATATCACAAGTGTATACTTTAAACTTTATGTAAAGAATTAAATAATGTATGCACAGTCTGGAGGACAGATGGTATTACttatcctctctctcgtctggaCAGCCAAGGAGGTGATGGAGCTGGTGGGGGAGAACCAGAGCACCTTCAGCGACATGGTGGCTGAGCTGGGCCTGTCTGCCGCCCTGGGCCCCGGGACCGAGTACACCCTGCTGGCCCCCGTCAACACCGTCTTCACCGGTGGGGGGACCGTCTGTCCgtcttactgtctgtctgtctgtccgtctgtctgtctgtctgtcttactaTCTGTCCGTTTgtgcgtctgtccgtctgtccgtctgtctgtctgtctgtctgtccgtctgtccgtctgtctgtctgtctgtccgtctgtttgtctgtctgtctgtcttactgtctgtccgtatgtccgtctgtccggctgtccctccgtccgtctgtcagtctaaatgtctgcctgtctgtctgtctgtctgtctgtctgcctgtctttctgtctgtctgcctgtctgtctgcatgtcagTCTGTTTGCATGTCAGTCTAAATGTCTGCCCTGTCTgtttatatgtctgtctgtttatatgTCCAGatgtctctctttccttccgTTTATACAGCTAGATCAAAGATGGATAATAGACACATACAGCTATCCAAGGACATAACAAAAGATTAATATCCTTTCAATATGTTGGCCCAGTCTGTGATTACAGCTGTTTTTACATTTAAGTACAATTATCTCCCTCTACGAATCGTTACAACTTAtcttactctgtgtgtgtgtgtgtgtgtgtgtgtgtgtgtgtgtgtgtgtgtgtgtgtgtgtgtgtgtgtgtgtgtgtgtgtgtgtgtgtgtgtgtgtgtgtgtgtgtgtgtgtgtgtgtgtgtgtgtgtgtgatagatgaGGTAATGAGGACGGACCAGACCCTTCTGAAGGAGACGCTGGAAAACCACATCCTCAAGCTGAAGGTCACCCTGAGCGAGCTCTACAACGGACAGCAGCTGGAGACCCTGTTCGGAAACCTTCTGCGCGTCTTCATCTACCGCACGGTATGTCatccggagtgtgtgtgtgtgtgtgtcgatgtgtgtgtgtgtgtgcgtatgtttctGCAAGCGTGTGGATGCGTCTGCACACGGCTGCTCTTGCACTGTTCCGACTGCCAATGAGAATTAAATAAGAATCGAGAGACAACGGAAAGAACGAGTGTGTTTCCACATCTCGGAGCTGATTGCATTTACTCGTAATCAGCTGGAACATTCATCTCCAGTGAGGCCTcaagtggaaaaaaaacactatAAACACCCGGCTAATGACTAACTGACCTGGTTGAGACCCCCGGAATCAAGGGTACGAGCTACCCCAGTCTGGGTGCTTCAGCCAAGTGTAATCTGCCGGCGATCAATCCCTTTCGCACCCCTTCATGACGTCCGTGATGCGAGACTCGCGGTGGGCCTGTTACCCCCTGGAGGAATAATAACACCCAGGGCGGCCGTGTCTGTCGCCCCCCCCGGCCAGGCGGTGTGCATCGAGAACGCCTGCATGCTGCGCGGCGGCAAGGAGGGCAGCAACGGAGCACTGCACCTGATGCGCTCCCTGATCAAACCGGCCCGCAGGAGCATGTACGAGATCCTGGTCGCCGACGGACGCTTCAGGTGACCGCCGACGGACGTTTGGTCTCGACGCCAAATTGTTTGTTCTCTAATTCTTTGTTCATTCAACGTTTTCTGGTCCATTCAGCTTTTTTTATTcttccattttatttatatatattttttttatattatatatatatatgcccaTAGGCTTTATATATGTATTTCCTTTGTgtagatattttttaaatgatgatAATTGTATTGATTTCATATCTTGTCTCCCTCCGTCATCGCGTGTTGTTTTCTGTGGGATGACATTCAGTGCGTCACCCCGTGCTGACGGTGAAGCTCCCTGTGTTTTTTTGCGACAGGGTCTTCCTGTCTCTGATGGAGAGCGCCGGGCTCACCCAGATGCTGGAGCAGGAAGGCTCCTACACCGTCTTCGCCCCCACCGACGACGCCTTCAACGGCCTCTCCGAGGAGgacctcaccctcctcaccgGTCGGTTGAACCGTCGGAACCGGCTGGTTTTTTCTGTTCCACCAAATCCATCACTGAAGGGTGGATGAATGGTGATGGTTGATTCGGCAGCAGCTCGGGAGGCAGAGccggggttggctggtaaccgcaaggttgctagttcgatccccggtgcccagagtgtcgaggtgtccccgagcgagacacctcatcctgactgctcccgacgagctggctgtcgccttgcattgtTGACTCCACCGTCGGTGCGGGAATGGGGGCATGAATGGTAGAAGCTTTTATAAAAAAGtgttttacaatattgcctaacattcaccccttcatgcacacattcacagagcgacgGCTGAGTCAACCATGCTAGATAAATCCAGCCCGTTTACCGTGTGTTGTCCCCGGCCAGGTGACGTGAACGCTCTGAGGACCATCCTGCTCTACCACTTCAGCAACGGGGTGTTCATCAACGGCGGACTGGAGGGCGGGGTCACCAATCTGCTCAAAACGCTCCAGGGACAAAACCTCCAGGTGTTGTCGGTGCGTACGCGAGGAGAATCCGGTCTGAGGCGACCGAAAGGAGTTTAATGTGTTCACCTTGAGTGGCAGCCGCAAGAGCCTTTTTAAACAGTAGTTAGACGCTTTCACTAGTCCCAGCTCTATATTAAAATTGAACCAAGTTTACAGAATCTGTAAATCTTCTACTTCCCAAGCCATATGTTATGGACTACGGCCAAAACAACCCAACCAGTCATCCCTGATTGCAGTCAAATTAGTTTATCATTTCATTCTTTTACTTATTTCCTTACTGCTAAAtgatctctctatctctcagtaTCACTTTCTCTCCcaccccttttctctctctctcgctctctcgctctctcgctctcttgctctcttgctctcttgctctcttgctctctgctctctctctgctcgctctctctttcgctctgctctctatctctttcgctctcttgcCCTCTGGCCTGTAATCAGATTATCAGACAATGTCTCTCGTTTCAGGAACTCACTACTTACTTTGTAGAGACAGGAAGACTGAGGGCAGACTCTGCACCAGGATAGGAACAGGAAACGGGTCAttaaggtgtatgtgtgtgtgtgtggggggggggtgatggggatATCATGCATCCGGCTGAACTTGTTAAACGCTGGACGTAGGAGGGACGTGGCGTATTTCAAATTAGTGGGTGGAAGAGTCGGTGAAACGGAtttggaggaggtgaggagaaagggagggggcggcTGGTTCCTCACCCTGTGACCACCGCAGTATCATCAGTGACGTGATTAGATGTTATAAACACAGGAAATTAAACACCCTGGGTGTTTCATTTCAAGGGCCCCCTTTCTTTGGGTCGGATCACACCATACGCACCAGCTAGTCACTGTCTCTGGAACCATGTTCAAGCACTTAGAGGCGTGATGCCCAGGTTCCTGTCTGAGAGCCATTGTAATGATTAGGATCACTGCCATGGAACACAAACgtccacacccccctccctcccggggCCCTACCAAGTACTGTTAACGTTGGCGTGAAGTAAGCCGAGGCAATTGTTAACAGATTTTCTCGGGCGCCAAATCCCATCCTTTTTTTCCGGACTTGAATGGACGATGGACTTGTGAACGATGGAATGCCCGTGGTGTCGTCCCCAGGTGAACAACTCCATCCACGTCAACTCGGTGGACGTGCCAGACAACGACCTGATGGCCACCAACGGCGTGGTGCACGTGGTGAAGAACATCCTTTATCCCGCCAGTAAGCGCCATCACACTGACCGACGTGAACGTCATAAAGTCGACTGTCAGAGTTTTCTGGACTGGACTCTTAATCATATTAACGAGTCGACTTTTTTGTTCTCCAGACATTCCCGTGGGCCGCGAagacctcctccttctcctcaggaAGATTATCAAGTACATCCAAATCAAGGTGACACGTCATTCAATGTACTTTTCCATCTCAATGTCGTGCTATTGGCCATTCTTAGTGTTCCTTCTTGTCATTCGTTCCCTAGTTTGTGTCTGGATATTCTTACTCCGAGATCCCCCTCACTTTCATCAGTAAGTCTCCATTCACTTTTCTTTCTTCAGCATTAACTTCATTTGGCTCTCTACCATCAAAACACATGCCTTTCTATTCCAGAAAggaccatcaccactaccactacccgCTTTGTGGAAACAGGTGAAAGCTTGATTCCATTGAACATACCATTGCCCTGCCTTAATGCATATCTCTTGATTTCATGGCTGGCGGCCATGGTTTGACTCGCATCACTGCCTTGCGGTCTAATCTATGTAATTCTATATCAATACAAAGCCTCCTTTATGTCCTTGTAATAAGGTAAGACGTATGGCGTAGTCAAGGCTTACATGCAGCAATATGCTAACGTTTCAAGGGCTTCGCTCGGGTCGCTCCTCTTTGTTCCTCCTTACCTTCCCCGCTCCCTCGGTCTTCCAGGATGTCTTGGCCGTCGCTTCAGTCAGGTCCTTGGGGGGGGTGAGGTAATTAGCCTGTCAGAGGATGGCCGTCGGCCGAAGCCTGCTCCCCGACGGTGTTTGTTCTGTTTGGAACACATCCAAACCTGGCCCGCGTCCAGACAGTGGGGAGCAGGCCTTGATAGATTAGATGTCCTCGGGAAGGGGAAGTCCCTTTTTGTTTTGGGCTGGAAGACAAATGCTTGCAGACTCGCATAGTTAAGCGGAACGTTTTAAACCTAGTTTGATTTATGGAGCGCAGTGAGCCCACAAATCTACGAAGCCTGGGTTACCAGGGGAAAAGCATTTTGCGGAGCTCTCGGGATGTAGGCGACGGTAGAGGTGTCTGGGAGAGATTACCAGAGCGGgatcacttgtgtgtgtgtgggggttattTTCTTTTAGGGCCGAGGCCAAAGATTGGAAGCTCTCTGATGCTAACACATCTGTCGGCCCTCATCCCCTTAAAGCCTGCCTATAAATACGAACACATAGGGAATTGTTCCTCGGAAACAGATGCTATGTAGACGGAGGTAATTGGTGCCGCTGACATCCAGGCACATGCACTGGCCCAAATACACAAAAAGTGTATTCAAAAAAGAATTGAGCAGAATACTTTTTTAATACAAAAGGTTTCTTCAGATTTACACAAATGCAAAAACACAAAATTCACCTAGTGATTAAGGTACATTTTTGCCCTCAAAACAATGTAATGCATTAcaaagtaatgcattactttgTAATGCATTACATTACAAAGTAATGTAATGCACAAGCTGTGAAATGTGGGAACACATTTCCCTCATGGAGGAAATTGTGTCGCACAAAAAAAGAGTGTAAGCCGCGCAGGCGCGCATGTTACCAGTGGAGCGTGCCCATTCGCCACGGCAAGTCCTGATAACCTCCACACCTCCGCACAGTGCCTGGAGTGACCAAAGTGACCCGGGTCATCAGTGGCGGTGAGCCGACGATCACCAAGGTGACCAGGGTCATCAACGCCGAACCCATCACCACCacggtggtgagggtggtggaggaggagccgacGCTCACCTCGGTGACGAGGGTGATCGGGGGCGACGCCTCCCTCAACACGCTCACCGTGCACGGCGAGACGGCGCCCACCGTCACCAAGGTGACCAGGGTCGTCCACACGGAGCCCAGCAGCACCAAGGTGatgagggtggtggagggggaggggcccacCCTCACCACGGTGACGAGGGTCATCGGCGGGGAATCCTCCGTCAACACGCTGACGGGCGTCTTCGAGGTGGAGCCCACCGTCACCAAGGTAACCAGAGTggtcagcggcggcggcggcggcgagggttCCATCACGAGAGTGGTCAGCAGCGGCGGCGAGGGTTCCATCACCAGAGTggtcagcggcggcggcggcggcgagggttCCGTCACGAGAGTggtcagcagcggcggcggcggcagcgagGGTTCCGTCACGAGAGTGgtcggcagcggcggcggcggcagcgagGGTTCCTTCACGAGGGTGgtcagcggcggcggcgagggttCCGTCACGAGAGTggtcagcagcggcggcggcggcagcgagGGTTCCGTCACGAGGGTGGTCAGCGGCGGCGGACGCGGCGAGGGTTCCATCACGAGGGTggtcagcggcggcggcggcgagggatCCGTCACGCGGGTGGTCGACGGCGGGGAGGGCTCCTTCAAGGTAACGAGAGTGGTCCAGGGGGGAGGGTCCGTCAAAAAGGTGACGAGAGTCGTGGAGGGCGAACCGTCCTACACCACGTTGACGAGGGTCATCAGCGGGGAGCCCCCGATCACCACGCAGACCATCGAGTCGGAGCCCACCATCAGCAGGGTGGTGGTCGGGGGAGAGCACTCCATCCACCAGGTCACCCGCATGATCCAGGGGGGGGAGCCGTCCGTCACCAAGGTCACCGTCGGAGGCGAGCCCGGCCTCACCAAGGTCACCAGAATCATTGAAAGTGAGTCCTCTGTATTTGACCGTTTGTTTGTCATGCTTCTGGACCATGCTGTGGAGTCCAATCGGGGACACGAGTCTGAggagtgttgtttttttttttttctgcccaATAGCACATGTCGGTGACATGGGCGGCGAGATGAAGAAGGTTCTGGAGGAAGGTCAGTTGGTTTAGACATGATGAGAGGCGTGAACAGCATGCGTTCCCAAGCAGGCGACCCCTCGAGTGTCTCCGCGTGACTGCGACACATGAATGGTCCGAAGTCACCATTCATGCCTTAGCAGTCAATGTTACATGTCAGGACGCTTTCGTCTAACTTTGTTGGTTAATCATCATGGAACCGTCAGACAAATCTGTGGCATGGTGTGAACCATTTGAATTGTAATGCTTGTGGTGTGGGCGTAGCAAGGGTGCTTTACACAGGTGCGACCATGAGGTCTAGACATTACAGTCACTGTTAAGCTAGGCAACGTTCCTTTACCCACACTGATCCCGTTACCAAATGTTTTTCCAATTATGATGACTCCTACCTCCTACCCGCATTCTGACTTCCTTCTGTCCTGAAACCCAacacattgtattttttttatcccaCACAACTGGTTCCTCATAGAGGTAGCCAAGATAAAGAAGCACCAGGAAGAGCAGCTCCTGAAAATCGTAGAGGGAGGTTAGTTGGACCCAGCG contains:
- the LOC130386311 gene encoding periostin-like isoform X3, yielding MELVGENQSTFSDMVAELGLSAALGPGTEYTLLAPVNTVFTDEVMRTDQTLLKETLENHILKLKVTLSELYNGQQLETLFGNLLRVFIYRTAVCIENACMLRGGKEGSNGALHLMRSLIKPARRSMYEILVADGRFRVFLSLMESAGLTQMLEQEGSYTVFAPTDDAFNGLSEEDLTLLTGDVNALRTILLYHFSNGVFINGGLEGGVTNLLKTLQGQNLQVLSVNNSIHVNSVDVPDNDLMATNGVVHVVKNILYPANIPVGREDLLLLLRKIIKYIQIKFVSGYSYSEIPLTFIKRTITTTTTRFVETVPGVTKVTRVISGGEPTITKVTRVINAEPITTTVVRVVEEEPTLTSVTRVIGGDASLNTLTVHGETAPTVTKVTRVVHTEPSSTKVMRVVEGEGPTLTTVTRVIGGESSVNTLTGVFEVEPTVTKVTRVVSGGGGGEGSITRVVSSGGEGSITRVVSGGGGGEGSVTRVVSSGGGGSEGSVTRVVGSGGGGSEGSFTRVVSGGGEGSVTRVVSSGGGGSEGSVTRVVSGGGRGEGSITRVVSGGGGEGSVTRVVDGGEGSFKVTRVVQGGGSVKKVTRVVEGEPSYTTLTRVISGEPPITTQTIESEPTISRVVVGGEHSIHQVTRMIQGGEPSVTKVTVGGEPGLTKVTRIIETHVGDMGGEMKKVLEEGEAGTLRILQPQIFKGSEFSKITTIHGDPNLIELESERISKLIRDGGPVASARRPPVGMRRRKMKARRHIRPRQ
- the LOC130386311 gene encoding periostin-like isoform X4; amino-acid sequence: MELVGENQSTFSDMVAELGLSAALGPGTEYTLLAPVNTVFTDEVMRTDQTLLKETLENHILKLKVTLSELYNGQQLETLFGNLLRVFIYRTAVCIENACMLRGGKEGSNGALHLMRSLIKPARRSMYEILVADGRFRVFLSLMESAGLTQMLEQEGSYTVFAPTDDAFNGLSEEDLTLLTGDVNALRTILLYHFSNGVFINGGLEGGVTNLLKTLQGQNLQVLSVNNSIHVNSVDVPDNDLMATNGVVHVVKNILYPANIPVGREDLLLLLRKIIKYIQIKFVSGYSYSEIPLTFIKRTITTTTTRFVETVPGVTKVTRVISGGEPTITKVTRVINAEPITTTVVRVVEEEPTLTSVTRVIGGDASLNTLTVHGETAPTVTKVTRVVHTEPSSTKVMRVVEGEGPTLTTVTRVIGGESSVNTLTGVFEVEPTVTKVTRVVSGGGGGEGSITRVVSSGGEGSITRVVSGGGGGEGSVTRVVSSGGGGSEGSVTRVVGSGGGGSEGSFTRVVSGGGEGSVTRVVSSGGGGSEGSVTRVVSGGGRGEGSITRVVSGGGGEGSVTRVVDGGEGSFKVTRVVQGGGSVKKVTRVVEGEPSYTTLTRVISGEPPITTQTIESEPTISRVVVGGEHSIHQVTRMIQGGEPSVTKVTVGGEPGLTKVTRIIETHVGDMGGEMKKVLEEGSEFSKITTIHGDPNLIELESERISKLIRDGGPVASARRPPVGMRRRKMKARRHIRPRQ
- the LOC130386311 gene encoding periostin-like isoform X2 → MELVGENQSTFSDMVAELGLSAALGPGTEYTLLAPVNTVFTDEVMRTDQTLLKETLENHILKLKVTLSELYNGQQLETLFGNLLRVFIYRTAVCIENACMLRGGKEGSNGALHLMRSLIKPARRSMYEILVADGRFRVFLSLMESAGLTQMLEQEGSYTVFAPTDDAFNGLSEEDLTLLTGDVNALRTILLYHFSNGVFINGGLEGGVTNLLKTLQGQNLQVLSVNNSIHVNSVDVPDNDLMATNGVVHVVKNILYPANIPVGREDLLLLLRKIIKYIQIKFVSGYSYSEIPLTFIKRTITTTTTRFVETVPGVTKVTRVISGGEPTITKVTRVINAEPITTTVVRVVEEEPTLTSVTRVIGGDASLNTLTVHGETAPTVTKVTRVVHTEPSSTKVMRVVEGEGPTLTTVTRVIGGESSVNTLTGVFEVEPTVTKVTRVVSGGGGGEGSITRVVSSGGEGSITRVVSGGGGGEGSVTRVVSSGGGGSEGSVTRVVGSGGGGSEGSFTRVVSGGGEGSVTRVVSSGGGGSEGSVTRVVSGGGRGEGSITRVVSGGGGEGSVTRVVDGGEGSFKVTRVVQGGGSVKKVTRVVEGEPSYTTLTRVISGEPPITTQTIESEPTISRVVVGGEHSIHQVTRMIQGGEPSVTKVTVGGEPGLTKVTRIIETHVGDMGGEMKKVLEEEVAKIKKHQEEQLLKIVEGGSEFSKITTIHGDPNLIELESERISKLIRDGGPVASARRPPVGMRRRKMKARRHIRPRQ
- the LOC130386311 gene encoding periostin-like isoform X1, yielding MELVGENQSTFSDMVAELGLSAALGPGTEYTLLAPVNTVFTDEVMRTDQTLLKETLENHILKLKVTLSELYNGQQLETLFGNLLRVFIYRTAVCIENACMLRGGKEGSNGALHLMRSLIKPARRSMYEILVADGRFRVFLSLMESAGLTQMLEQEGSYTVFAPTDDAFNGLSEEDLTLLTGDVNALRTILLYHFSNGVFINGGLEGGVTNLLKTLQGQNLQVLSVNNSIHVNSVDVPDNDLMATNGVVHVVKNILYPANIPVGREDLLLLLRKIIKYIQIKFVSGYSYSEIPLTFIMPGVTKVTRVISGGEPTITKVTRVINAEPITTTVVRVVEEEPTLTSVTRVIGGDASLNTLTVHGETAPTVTKVTRVVHTEPSSTKVMRVVEGEGPTLTTVTRVIGGESSVNTLTGVFEVEPTVTKVTRVVSGGGGGEGSITRVVSSGGEGSITRVVSGGGGGEGSVTRVVSSGGGGSEGSVTRVVGSGGGGSEGSFTRVVSGGGEGSVTRVVSSGGGGSEGSVTRVVSGGGRGEGSITRVVSGGGGEGSVTRVVDGGEGSFKVTRVVQGGGSVKKVTRVVEGEPSYTTLTRVISGEPPITTQTIESEPTISRVVVGGEHSIHQVTRMIQGGEPSVTKVTVGGEPGLTKVTRIIETHVGDMGGEMKKVLEEEVAKIKKHQEEQLLKIVEGGEAGTLRILQPQIFKGSEFSKITTIHGDPNLIELESERISKLIRDGGPVASARRPPVGMRRRKMKARRHIRPRQ